One genomic window of Halorubrum hochsteinianum includes the following:
- the guaA gene encoding glutamine-hydrolyzing GMP synthase, producing MVETEEFIAEAKAEIREAIGDANAVIALSGGVDSSVAATLAYEAVGDQLTPVYVDTGLMRKGETEEIRDTFSFMESLRVIDAQDRFFDRLAGVTDPEEKRHVIGEGFIDEFETVARDVDADYLVQGTIYPDRIESEGNIKSHHNVGGLPEVVDFEGIVEPVRDLYKDEVREVARALGLEEIISERMPFPGPGLAVRIVGEVTPEKAAVAREATHVVEEELEEYDPWQAFAAVLGKATGVKGDNRVHGWVVAVRSVESRDGMTARAQELDWSTLQRIQSRITGENENVARVVYDVTHKPPATIEYE from the coding sequence ATGGTCGAGACGGAGGAATTCATCGCGGAGGCGAAAGCGGAGATCCGGGAGGCGATCGGCGACGCGAACGCCGTGATCGCCCTCTCCGGCGGAGTCGACTCCTCGGTCGCCGCGACGCTCGCGTACGAGGCGGTCGGCGACCAGCTCACCCCCGTCTACGTCGACACGGGGCTGATGCGGAAAGGGGAGACCGAAGAGATCCGCGACACCTTCTCGTTCATGGAATCGCTGCGGGTGATCGATGCGCAGGACCGGTTCTTCGACCGCCTCGCCGGCGTCACCGACCCGGAGGAGAAGCGCCACGTCATCGGCGAGGGGTTCATCGACGAGTTCGAGACGGTCGCCCGCGACGTCGACGCCGACTACCTCGTTCAGGGGACGATCTACCCCGACCGGATCGAGTCCGAGGGGAACATCAAGTCGCACCACAACGTCGGCGGGCTCCCGGAGGTCGTCGACTTCGAGGGGATCGTCGAGCCGGTGCGCGACCTCTACAAGGACGAGGTCCGCGAGGTCGCTCGCGCGCTCGGCCTCGAAGAGATCATCTCCGAGCGGATGCCGTTCCCCGGCCCCGGGCTCGCCGTCCGGATCGTCGGCGAGGTGACGCCCGAGAAGGCCGCGGTCGCCCGCGAGGCGACCCACGTCGTCGAGGAGGAGCTGGAGGAGTACGACCCGTGGCAGGCGTTCGCCGCGGTCCTCGGGAAGGCGACCGGCGTCAAGGGGGACAACCGCGTCCACGGCTGGGTGGTCGCCGTCCGCTCCGTCGAGAGCCGCGACGGGATGACCGCCCGCGCGCAGGAGCTGGACTGGAGCACGCTCCAGCGGATCCAGAGCCGGATCACGGGCGAAAACGAGAACGTGGCGCGCGTCGTCTACGACGTGACTCACAAGCCGCCCGCGACGATCGAGTACGAGTGA
- a CDS encoding DUF7126 family protein yields MADRITAVVAGPDERGLGEELAALGVEITRIDGLVTRAKLDAAGIADADLFVLTDVEEATGIPVAKELNPDVRIVTYASRSLPEFVATVADIAVDPDLLGPETVAEELLADDDAADAESDDAESDDESEP; encoded by the coding sequence ATGGCGGACCGGATAACCGCCGTCGTCGCCGGCCCGGACGAGCGCGGTCTCGGGGAAGAGTTGGCGGCGCTCGGCGTCGAGATAACCCGCATCGACGGGCTCGTCACGAGGGCGAAGCTCGACGCCGCCGGAATCGCCGACGCCGACCTGTTCGTCCTCACGGACGTCGAGGAGGCGACGGGGATCCCGGTCGCGAAGGAGCTGAACCCCGACGTCCGGATCGTGACGTACGCGAGCCGGTCGCTGCCGGAGTTCGTCGCGACCGTCGCCGACATCGCGGTCGACCCCGACCTGCTGGGCCCCGAGACGGTGGCCGAGGAGCTGCTCGCGGACGACGACGCGGCCGACGCGGAGTCGGACGACGCGGAGTCGGACGACGAGTCGGAGCCGTGA
- a CDS encoding glutaredoxin family protein, with amino-acid sequence MTGDDGGDGAGTTGDAEPDDAEATVSVTLYTREDCSLCVVARETIESVAADLDGVAVDLDEVDVDTDPELADEYGERVPYVLVDGHPAFKYEVDERDLRLKLLSAT; translated from the coding sequence GTGACCGGGGACGACGGAGGCGACGGCGCGGGAACCACAGGCGACGCGGAACCGGACGACGCCGAGGCGACCGTTTCGGTCACGCTCTACACCCGCGAGGACTGCTCGCTCTGCGTCGTCGCCCGCGAGACGATCGAGTCGGTCGCCGCCGACCTCGACGGCGTCGCGGTCGACCTCGACGAGGTCGACGTCGACACCGATCCCGAACTGGCCGACGAGTACGGCGAGCGCGTCCCGTACGTGCTGGTCGACGGCCACCCGGCGTTCAAGTACGAGGTCGACGAGCGCGACCTGCGCTTGAAGCTGCTGTCGGCGACCTGA
- a CDS encoding metal-dependent hydrolase family protein produces MYVLRGGRVADVDGTRKADVAVADGEIVAVGDPETVDAAVDEADGEAATVEADGKVVAPGLIDAHVHVMMDGRPDVSTAVSDSDYTASYRTAGNLEAAVEAGVTTVRDLGSRGTLALDAGEAVAAGDLTGPRVLACGRNVIMTGGHGNWFGREADGPAEVRKAAREQLKAGADVLKCMATGGVLTEGAVTGAPELTPEELEAFTDAAAPTNTPTAAHAHGEEGIKNAVEAGISSVEHGTFMDREAAEMMAARGTYWVPTASALRGIVENGVEAGIPEDAVAKAEDAADRFDDAWDHALDADVLIAMGTDAGTPFNFFRDIPRELEYMVEYGLSPERALEAATANAADLLGLDDVGRVAEGCRADLVVLDGDPTEDVTAWREPDAVFARGERVV; encoded by the coding sequence ATGTACGTGCTTCGAGGCGGACGCGTCGCGGACGTAGACGGGACTCGCAAAGCGGACGTCGCGGTCGCGGACGGCGAGATCGTCGCGGTCGGCGACCCGGAGACGGTCGACGCCGCGGTCGACGAGGCGGACGGCGAGGCGGCGACGGTCGAGGCCGACGGAAAGGTCGTCGCGCCCGGGCTGATCGACGCGCACGTCCACGTGATGATGGACGGACGCCCGGACGTCTCGACCGCGGTCTCCGACAGCGACTACACGGCGAGCTACCGGACCGCGGGCAACCTCGAAGCGGCGGTCGAGGCCGGCGTCACGACCGTCCGCGACCTCGGGAGCCGGGGGACGCTCGCGCTCGACGCCGGCGAGGCGGTCGCCGCCGGCGACCTCACCGGGCCGCGGGTGCTCGCGTGCGGCCGCAACGTGATCATGACCGGCGGGCACGGCAACTGGTTCGGACGCGAGGCCGACGGCCCAGCTGAGGTGCGGAAGGCGGCCCGCGAACAGCTGAAGGCGGGCGCTGACGTGCTCAAGTGTATGGCCACCGGCGGCGTCCTCACCGAGGGCGCGGTGACGGGCGCGCCCGAGCTGACGCCGGAAGAGCTGGAGGCGTTCACCGACGCGGCCGCCCCCACGAACACCCCGACGGCGGCCCACGCCCACGGCGAGGAGGGGATCAAGAACGCGGTCGAGGCCGGCATCTCCAGCGTCGAACACGGGACGTTCATGGACCGGGAGGCGGCCGAGATGATGGCCGCGCGCGGCACCTACTGGGTGCCGACCGCGAGCGCGCTCCGCGGCATCGTCGAGAACGGCGTGGAGGCCGGCATCCCCGAGGACGCGGTCGCGAAGGCCGAGGACGCCGCCGACCGCTTTGACGACGCGTGGGACCACGCGCTCGACGCGGACGTCCTCATCGCGATGGGGACCGACGCGGGCACCCCGTTCAATTTCTTCCGGGATATTCCGCGGGAGCTCGAGTACATGGTCGAGTACGGGCTCTCGCCGGAGCGGGCGCTGGAGGCCGCCACCGCCAACGCCGCGGACCTGCTCGGCCTCGACGACGTGGGTCGGGTCGCCGAGGGGTGCCGAGCCGACCTCGTCGTCCTCGACGGCGACCCGACCGAGGACGTGACCGCGTGGCGGGAGCCGGACGCGGTGTTCGCTCGCGGCGAGCGGGTCGTCTGA
- the ligA gene encoding NAD-dependent DNA ligase LigA yields the protein MTTSSTRHADPDENPYVEEPPTDFDPVDDLSPEAAAEQAELLRAAVREHDHRYYVEADPLVSDETYDALFARLRDLEDAFDLPTENSPTRRVGGEPLDELETVEHVAPMLSIDNDTDAAAVREFDERVREGLAAAAESGELPGFDPDDLAYVCEPKFDGLSIEVIYEDGEYVRAATRGDGREGDDVTEQVRTIPSVPGRLRGDDHPDRLAVRGEVYMPRDAFEAYNEELIERGEEPFANPRNAAAGTLRQLDPGVVAERPLDVFFFDVLAWETDGDGSNASERPERHRDALDLFESLGLRRNDRVAVVDGIGAAIDYRDEILAAREELNYAVDGVVIKVDALAHREALGTTSRAPRWAFAHKFPPRTATTTVEGVTVQVGRTGRLTPVAELDPVDVGGVTVSRATLHNPAEIEALGVNVGDRVRIYRAGDVIPYVPEVVEKRSEGTYEFPDACPVCGAPVERDGPLAFCTGGLGCPAQLERAVEHWARRDALDVEGLGPERVEQLREAGLVASLPDLYDLTVDDLAALEGWGETSAENLIAELEATRNPPLDDFLAGLGIPDVGATTARALAAHFGTLDSLLDADEAALREVDDVGPEVAESIRTFLDNEENRAAIEGLRERGVDPEPFETDAGDGPADALDGLTFVFTGSLSVPRSDAQSHVEARGANATSSVSGNTDYLVAGESPGRSKRDDAKTEDVPVIDEGEFAALLADRGVAWPPENDA from the coding sequence ATGACCACCTCGTCGACGCGGCACGCGGACCCGGACGAGAACCCGTACGTCGAGGAGCCGCCGACCGACTTCGACCCGGTCGACGACCTCTCGCCCGAGGCGGCCGCCGAGCAGGCCGAACTGCTCCGGGCGGCGGTCCGCGAACACGACCACCGGTACTACGTCGAGGCCGACCCGCTCGTCTCGGACGAGACGTACGACGCCCTGTTCGCCCGGCTGCGGGACCTCGAAGACGCGTTCGACCTCCCGACGGAGAACTCCCCGACCCGGCGGGTCGGCGGCGAGCCGCTCGACGAACTGGAGACCGTCGAACACGTCGCGCCGATGCTCTCGATCGACAACGACACCGACGCGGCGGCGGTCCGCGAGTTCGACGAGCGCGTCCGGGAGGGGCTGGCGGCCGCGGCCGAGTCGGGCGAGCTCCCCGGGTTCGACCCCGACGACCTCGCGTACGTCTGCGAGCCGAAGTTCGACGGCCTCTCGATCGAGGTGATCTACGAGGACGGCGAGTACGTCCGCGCGGCGACCCGCGGCGACGGCCGCGAGGGCGACGACGTCACCGAGCAGGTCCGCACGATCCCCTCCGTCCCCGGCCGCCTGCGCGGCGACGACCACCCCGACCGACTCGCGGTCCGCGGGGAGGTGTACATGCCCCGCGACGCCTTCGAGGCGTACAACGAGGAACTGATCGAGCGCGGCGAGGAGCCGTTCGCGAACCCCCGGAACGCGGCCGCCGGCACGCTCCGACAGCTCGACCCCGGGGTCGTCGCCGAGCGCCCCCTCGACGTCTTCTTCTTCGACGTGCTGGCGTGGGAGACGGACGGCGACGGCTCGAACGCATCGGAGCGTCCCGAGCGCCACCGCGACGCGCTGGACCTGTTCGAGTCGCTCGGGCTCCGCCGGAACGACCGCGTCGCCGTCGTCGACGGGATCGGGGCCGCGATCGACTACCGCGACGAGATCCTCGCCGCCCGCGAGGAGCTGAACTACGCGGTCGACGGCGTCGTGATAAAGGTCGACGCGCTCGCGCACCGCGAGGCGCTCGGGACCACGTCGCGCGCGCCCCGCTGGGCGTTCGCGCACAAGTTCCCCCCGCGGACCGCGACGACGACCGTCGAGGGCGTGACGGTCCAGGTGGGTCGCACCGGGCGGCTCACGCCCGTCGCCGAGCTCGACCCCGTCGACGTCGGCGGCGTCACCGTCTCGCGCGCGACGCTCCACAACCCTGCGGAGATCGAGGCGCTCGGCGTGAACGTCGGCGACCGCGTCCGGATCTACCGCGCCGGCGACGTGATCCCCTACGTCCCCGAGGTCGTCGAGAAGCGCAGCGAAGGGACCTACGAGTTCCCCGACGCCTGTCCCGTCTGCGGGGCCCCGGTCGAGCGCGACGGCCCGCTCGCGTTCTGTACCGGCGGGCTCGGCTGCCCGGCGCAACTCGAACGGGCGGTCGAACACTGGGCGCGCCGCGACGCGCTCGACGTGGAGGGGCTCGGCCCCGAACGGGTCGAACAGCTCCGCGAGGCCGGCCTCGTGGCGTCGCTGCCGGACCTCTACGACCTGACCGTCGACGACCTCGCCGCGCTGGAGGGGTGGGGCGAGACGAGCGCCGAGAACCTGATCGCCGAACTCGAAGCGACCCGGAACCCGCCACTTGACGACTTCCTCGCGGGGCTCGGGATCCCGGACGTCGGCGCGACGACCGCCCGGGCGCTCGCGGCGCACTTCGGGACGCTCGATTCCCTCCTCGACGCGGACGAGGCGGCCCTCCGCGAGGTCGACGACGTGGGGCCCGAGGTGGCCGAATCGATCCGGACCTTCCTCGACAACGAGGAGAACCGCGCCGCGATCGAGGGGCTCCGCGAGCGCGGCGTCGACCCCGAGCCGTTCGAGACGGACGCGGGCGACGGCCCGGCCGACGCGCTCGATGGACTCACCTTCGTGTTCACCGGGTCGCTGTCGGTCCCCCGGAGCGACGCGCAGTCGCACGTCGAGGCGCGCGGCGCGAACGCCACGTCGAGCGTCTCCGGCAACACCGACTACCTCGTCGCCGGCGAGAGCCCCGGCCGGTCGAAGCGCGACGACGCCAAGACGGAGGACGTCCCCGTCATCGACGAGGGGGAGTTCGCCGCCCTGCTCGCCGACCGCGGCGTCGCGTGGCCGCCCGAGAACGACGCGTAG
- a CDS encoding ABC transporter ATP-binding protein, with the protein MTAIELRGVRKEFAGVTAVRDLDLTVEDGEVYGFLGPNGAGKSTTIDMLLDLVRPTAGTVRVLDADVATDGVEIRRRTGVLPDGFSVYDRLSGRRHVEFAVESKDADDDPDALLDRVGLAGDGDRPAGEYSKGMRQRLALAMALVDDPDLLILDEPSSGLDPAGAKAMREIVRDEADRGATVFFSSHILEQVDAVCDRVGILRDGELVAEDSVEGLREAVGGEETLEVAAAGADDAAVDAVRALAGVSGVTRDGDELVVNCASDAKTDVIAALEDAGVTVDDFHTREASLEDLFLAYTEGDAAGSESDGTDSRSEPADPDTPDDDAATEEVDS; encoded by the coding sequence ATGACCGCGATCGAACTGCGGGGCGTTCGGAAGGAGTTCGCCGGCGTCACGGCCGTCCGCGACCTCGATCTCACCGTCGAGGACGGCGAGGTGTACGGGTTCCTCGGCCCGAACGGCGCGGGCAAGTCGACGACGATCGACATGCTCTTAGACCTCGTGCGCCCGACCGCGGGGACGGTCCGCGTCCTCGACGCGGACGTCGCGACCGACGGCGTCGAGATCCGACGGCGGACCGGCGTGCTCCCGGACGGGTTCTCGGTGTACGACCGCCTCTCCGGGCGGCGACACGTCGAGTTCGCCGTCGAGTCGAAGGACGCCGACGACGACCCGGACGCGCTGCTCGACCGGGTCGGTCTCGCCGGCGACGGCGACCGCCCGGCCGGCGAGTACTCGAAGGGGATGCGCCAGCGACTCGCCCTGGCGATGGCGCTCGTCGACGACCCGGACCTGCTGATCCTCGACGAGCCTTCCTCCGGCCTCGACCCGGCCGGCGCGAAGGCGATGCGCGAGATAGTCCGCGACGAGGCCGACCGGGGGGCGACCGTCTTCTTCTCCTCGCACATCCTCGAACAGGTCGACGCTGTCTGCGACCGGGTCGGCATCCTCCGCGACGGCGAACTGGTCGCCGAGGACTCCGTCGAGGGGCTCCGCGAGGCCGTCGGCGGCGAGGAGACGCTCGAAGTCGCGGCCGCGGGTGCCGACGACGCCGCGGTCGACGCCGTCCGCGCGCTCGCGGGCGTCTCCGGCGTCACCCGCGACGGCGACGAGCTGGTGGTGAACTGCGCCAGCGACGCGAAGACCGACGTGATCGCCGCCCTCGAAGACGCGGGCGTCACGGTCGACGACTTCCACACCCGGGAGGCCTCGCTGGAGGACCTCTTCCTGGCGTACACCGAGGGCGACGCGGCCGGCTCCGAGTCGGACGGGACCGACTCGCGGTCGGAACCGGCGGACCCGGACACTCCCGACGACGACGCCGCGACCGAGGAGGTGGACTCGTGA
- a CDS encoding ABC transporter permease yields the protein MSLPAVARKDLRETVQSRGMIALIALFSLLVSLLAFFVRPTAQNEQFATEVLLSVFVGPVLVTYLVPLVGVVVGYSAVSGERESGSLKLLLSLPHSRADVVFGKVVGRGAALSLAVFAGFLLPAAVLIVAPVTFNAGAFLGYTVFAAALGVVFVAISVGCSAASSTQLRALIASIGVYVLFVLLWSLVTGRLLDAAGPVVDALPASAAQIQVFLRVSNPTTAIEVLSREFLAGRLFAGETTNRQLSAAAMLVFWTVAPPLAGLLKFDADDL from the coding sequence GTGAGCCTCCCCGCAGTCGCTCGCAAGGACCTCCGCGAGACGGTCCAGTCGCGCGGGATGATCGCGCTGATCGCGCTGTTCTCGCTGCTCGTCTCGCTGCTCGCGTTCTTCGTCCGCCCCACCGCCCAGAACGAGCAGTTCGCCACGGAGGTGTTGCTGAGCGTCTTCGTCGGTCCGGTCCTCGTGACGTACCTCGTCCCGCTGGTCGGCGTCGTCGTCGGCTACAGCGCCGTCAGCGGCGAGCGCGAGTCGGGGTCGCTGAAACTGCTCCTGTCGCTGCCGCACTCCCGGGCCGACGTGGTGTTCGGGAAGGTGGTCGGCCGCGGGGCGGCGCTCTCGCTCGCGGTGTTCGCCGGCTTCCTGCTGCCGGCGGCCGTGCTGATCGTCGCGCCGGTGACGTTCAACGCCGGCGCGTTCCTCGGCTACACCGTGTTCGCGGCCGCGCTCGGCGTCGTGTTCGTCGCCATCTCGGTTGGCTGTTCGGCCGCCTCGTCGACCCAGTTGCGCGCGCTCATCGCGAGCATCGGCGTCTACGTGCTGTTCGTCCTCCTGTGGAGCCTCGTCACCGGCCGCCTGCTCGACGCCGCCGGCCCGGTCGTCGACGCGCTGCCGGCGTCGGCGGCACAGATCCAGGTGTTCCTCCGGGTGTCGAACCCGACCACGGCGATCGAGGTGCTGTCGCGCGAGTTCCTCGCCGGGCGGCTGTTCGCCGGCGAGACCACGAACCGGCAGCTCTCGGCGGCCGCGATGCTGGTGTTCTGGACGGTCGCGCCGCCGCTCGCCGGACTGCTGAAGTTCGACGCGGACGACCTCTGA
- a CDS encoding DUF192 domain-containing protein has product MNRRYAVALAGALLAALAVGAALSSPALLITGYDTTTVEAVDGDTGDSLATVDARVADGVVKQYVGLSATEDLPEGEGMLFVHDEEAERAYVMRDMAFPLDIVFADANGTVTRIHGAEPESRPLTRYEGTGRYVLEVPRGWSDRHGVDPGDRLVIDGA; this is encoded by the coding sequence GTGAACCGCCGTTACGCCGTCGCGCTCGCGGGCGCGCTCCTCGCCGCCCTCGCCGTCGGTGCCGCCCTGAGTTCCCCCGCCCTCCTCATCACCGGCTACGACACGACCACGGTCGAGGCCGTCGACGGCGACACCGGCGACTCGCTGGCGACCGTCGACGCCCGCGTCGCCGACGGCGTCGTGAAACAGTACGTCGGGCTCTCCGCCACCGAGGACCTCCCCGAGGGCGAGGGGATGCTGTTCGTCCACGACGAGGAGGCGGAGCGCGCCTACGTGATGCGCGACATGGCCTTCCCGCTCGACATCGTCTTCGCGGACGCGAACGGGACCGTCACCCGGATCCACGGGGCCGAACCCGAGTCGCGGCCGCTCACGCGCTACGAGGGCACCGGGCGGTACGTCCTCGAAGTGCCGCGCGGGTGGAGCGACCGCCACGGCGTCGACCCGGGCGATCGGCTGGTGATCGACGGGGCGTGA
- a CDS encoding SHOCT domain-containing protein: MTGLARRVAWNLRHRWRRMFALCVVGAGVAAPILSGLWWTLPLVWFFGLFVALPVLHTLVKPIPDDDADSENATGDPALDALRERYANGEIDEREFERKLDRLLETEDAEVADSGEGAVADRVREGVRRELERIRE; the protein is encoded by the coding sequence ATGACCGGACTCGCTCGCCGGGTCGCGTGGAACCTCCGCCACCGCTGGCGGCGGATGTTCGCCCTCTGCGTCGTCGGTGCCGGCGTCGCCGCCCCGATCCTCTCCGGCCTCTGGTGGACGCTCCCGCTGGTGTGGTTCTTCGGCCTCTTCGTCGCGCTCCCGGTCCTCCACACGCTGGTGAAGCCGATCCCGGACGACGACGCCGACTCCGAGAACGCCACGGGCGACCCCGCGCTCGACGCCCTCCGCGAGCGGTACGCCAACGGCGAGATCGACGAGCGCGAGTTCGAGCGGAAACTCGACCGCCTGCTGGAGACCGAGGACGCCGAGGTCGCCGACTCGGGCGAGGGTGCCGTCGCTGACAGGGTGCGCGAGGGCGTCCGACGCGAACTGGAACGGATACGGGAGTGA
- a CDS encoding ABC transporter ATP-binding protein encodes MGTLELDGVTKVFPDGDGEIVAVDDVDIEMRDGEFLVVVGPSGCGKSTTLRMVAGLETISSGEIRLAGETINDVKPQHRDIAMVFQSYALYPHMTVQGNMAFGLEESTDLSDAEIEERVTDAAGTMGISELLDRKPSDLSGGQRQRVALGRAIVRDPEVFLMDEPLSNLDAKLRSEMRTELQRLQDELDVTTMYVTHDQTEAMTMGDRIAILNAGELQQVATPLECYHEPANRFVAGFIGDPSMNFFDVRRDGETLVGSVFDYPLSASTLDDVGDATDLTLGVRPEDISLAGDATGEYTFSTVVEVVEPMGDENTVYLRFEDAPEGETFIATVGGLQQVAAGDEITIEIPEETIHLFDGNSGEAVHNREIDE; translated from the coding sequence ATGGGAACGCTCGAACTCGACGGCGTGACCAAGGTGTTCCCCGACGGCGACGGCGAGATCGTCGCCGTCGACGACGTCGACATCGAGATGCGCGACGGCGAGTTCCTCGTCGTCGTCGGCCCCTCCGGGTGCGGCAAGTCGACGACGCTGCGGATGGTGGCGGGGTTAGAGACGATCTCCAGCGGCGAGATCCGACTCGCGGGCGAGACCATCAACGACGTGAAGCCGCAACACCGGGACATCGCGATGGTGTTCCAGTCGTACGCGCTGTACCCCCACATGACGGTTCAGGGGAACATGGCGTTCGGGTTGGAGGAGTCGACGGACCTCTCCGACGCCGAGATTGAGGAGCGCGTCACCGACGCCGCGGGGACGATGGGGATCTCCGAGCTGCTCGACCGGAAGCCCTCGGACCTCTCCGGCGGGCAGCGACAGCGGGTCGCGCTCGGGCGAGCGATCGTCCGCGACCCGGAGGTGTTCCTGATGGACGAGCCGCTCAGCAACCTCGACGCGAAGCTCCGGTCGGAGATGCGGACGGAGCTCCAGCGGCTCCAAGACGAGCTGGACGTGACGACGATGTACGTCACGCACGACCAGACCGAGGCGATGACGATGGGCGACCGGATCGCCATCCTGAACGCCGGCGAGCTCCAGCAGGTCGCGACCCCGCTGGAGTGTTACCACGAGCCGGCGAACCGGTTCGTCGCCGGGTTCATCGGAGACCCGTCGATGAACTTCTTCGACGTTCGGCGGGACGGCGAGACCCTCGTCGGCTCCGTGTTCGACTACCCGCTCTCGGCGTCGACGCTCGACGACGTGGGCGACGCGACCGACCTCACCCTCGGGGTCCGCCCCGAGGACATCTCGCTGGCCGGCGACGCGACCGGCGAGTACACCTTCTCGACGGTCGTCGAGGTCGTCGAGCCGATGGGCGACGAGAACACCGTCTACCTCCGGTTCGAGGACGCGCCGGAGGGCGAGACGTTCATCGCCACCGTCGGCGGCCTCCAGCAGGTCGCGGCCGGCGACGAGATCACGATCGAGATCCCGGAAGAGACGATCCACCTCTTCGACGGGAACTCCGGCGAAGCGGTTCACAACCGCGAAATCGACGAGTAA
- a CDS encoding carbohydrate ABC transporter permease, with product MSDDARTDGGTVSETSAGASDGALSGVDGYRVLLYLGLLGMLAFFLIPIESGLVTSFKTSSGVTGSLPFAPPTGGTFTLGKWQAAFDALGRGLVNSALYAIPATVISALLGSFAAYGITQSDWKPKYKAPILALFVAGIFIPYQAVLVPLSQFWSMVPIEESLGFLWSLGINDDYVGIVELIVTHVAYGLPICTVLFRSYYKNMSGEMIEAARLDGASIRRIYRRIVLPLSGPMFAVVLIYQFTQIWNDLLFTLVLVQTESSAAAPIVLILAGLGTSLEGQDFALRMAGAFIAALPTLAVYIAFGEEFAEGVAT from the coding sequence ATGAGCGACGACGCACGAACCGACGGCGGAACGGTATCGGAGACGAGCGCCGGGGCGTCCGACGGGGCGCTCTCGGGGGTCGACGGGTACCGAGTCCTCCTGTATCTCGGGCTGCTCGGGATGCTGGCGTTCTTCCTGATCCCGATCGAGTCCGGACTCGTCACCTCGTTTAAGACCTCCAGCGGCGTCACCGGATCGCTTCCGTTCGCGCCGCCGACCGGGGGCACATTCACCCTCGGAAAGTGGCAGGCCGCGTTCGACGCGCTCGGACGCGGACTCGTGAACAGCGCGCTGTACGCGATCCCCGCGACCGTCATCTCGGCGCTGCTCGGGAGCTTCGCTGCCTACGGGATCACGCAGTCGGACTGGAAGCCGAAGTACAAAGCGCCGATCCTCGCGCTGTTCGTCGCGGGGATATTCATCCCGTATCAGGCCGTGCTCGTGCCCCTCTCGCAGTTCTGGTCGATGGTTCCCATCGAGGAGTCGCTGGGGTTCCTGTGGAGTCTGGGGATCAACGACGATTACGTGGGCATCGTCGAGCTCATCGTCACCCACGTGGCCTACGGCCTGCCGATCTGTACCGTCCTGTTCAGGTCGTACTACAAGAACATGAGCGGGGAGATGATCGAGGCGGCGCGGCTGGACGGCGCGTCCATTCGCCGCATCTACCGCCGGATCGTCCTCCCGCTCTCGGGACCGATGTTCGCGGTGGTCCTGATCTATCAGTTCACCCAGATCTGGAACGACCTCCTGTTCACGCTCGTGTTGGTCCAGACGGAGTCCAGCGCGGCCGCGCCGATCGTCCTGATCCTCGCCGGGCTGGGCACGTCGCTCGAAGGCCAGGACTTCGCGCTCCGAATGGCGGGCGCGTTCATCGCCGCCCTGCCGACGCTCGCGGTGTACATTGCGTTCGGCGAGGAGTTCGCCGAGGGGGTGGCGACGTGA